A genome region from Streptomyces pratensis includes the following:
- a CDS encoding phosphoadenylyl-sulfate reductase, which translates to MHELKQLATRAGRELEEAPALDILRWAADTFGSRLCVTSSMEDAVVAHLAARVLPGVDVVFLDTGYHFPETLGTRDAVEAVTDVTLVTLLPRQTVAEQDAEHGPELHRRNPDLCCRLRKTQPLEEGLAPYSAWVTGLRRFDSPERAGTPVVSWDEARQKVKISPIARWTREDVDAYIDEHGVLVNPLLSDGYGSVGCAPCTRRLLPGEDARAGRWAGSAKTECGIHT; encoded by the coding sequence ATGCACGAACTCAAGCAACTCGCCACCCGGGCCGGACGGGAGCTGGAAGAGGCCCCGGCGCTGGACATCCTTCGCTGGGCCGCGGACACCTTCGGCTCACGTCTGTGCGTCACCTCCTCGATGGAGGACGCGGTGGTGGCCCATCTCGCCGCGCGTGTGCTGCCCGGAGTGGACGTCGTGTTCCTCGACACCGGCTACCACTTCCCCGAGACCCTCGGCACACGGGACGCGGTGGAGGCGGTCACCGACGTCACACTCGTCACGCTGCTCCCCCGGCAAACGGTGGCCGAGCAGGACGCGGAGCACGGCCCGGAGCTGCATCGGCGGAACCCCGACCTGTGCTGCCGGCTGCGCAAGACCCAGCCGCTCGAGGAGGGGCTGGCGCCGTACAGCGCCTGGGTGACGGGGCTGCGCCGGTTCGACTCCCCGGAACGCGCCGGGACGCCGGTCGTCAGCTGGGACGAGGCGCGGCAGAAGGTGAAGATCTCCCCGATCGCGCGGTGGACGCGGGAGGACGTGGACGCGTACATCGACGAGCACGGGGTGCTGGTCAACCCGTTGCTCTCGGACGGCTACGGCTCAGTGGGCTGCGCCCCCTGCACCCGGCGGCTGCTCCCGGGCGAGGACGCCCGGGCGGGCCGGTGGGCGGGGAGCGCCAAGACGGAATGCGGGATCCACACATGA
- the cysD gene encoding sulfate adenylyltransferase subunit CysD, with the protein MTTETDVPLRHLEALESEAVHIFREVAGEFERPVILFSGGKDSIVMLHLALKAFAPAPLPFSLLHVDTGHNFPEVLDYRDRTVARHGLRLHVASVQEHIDRGALRERPDGTRNPLQTVPLVEAIREHRFDAVFGGGRRDEEKARAKERVFSLRDEFGGWDPRRQRPELWQLYNGRHAPGEHVRVFPLSNWTELDVWQYIARNGIEVPAIYYAHRREVFLRDNMWLTPGGWGGPKDGEPLEVRTVRYRTVGDMSCTGAVDSHAADPDAVIEEISASRLTERGATRADDRVSEAAMEDRKREGYF; encoded by the coding sequence ATGACGACCGAGACAGACGTACCGCTGCGGCACCTGGAAGCGCTCGAATCCGAGGCGGTGCACATCTTCCGCGAGGTGGCGGGTGAGTTCGAACGCCCCGTCATCCTCTTCTCGGGCGGCAAGGACTCCATCGTCATGCTCCATCTGGCGCTGAAGGCGTTCGCCCCCGCACCCCTGCCCTTCTCGCTGCTGCACGTCGACACCGGGCACAACTTCCCCGAGGTGCTCGACTACCGCGACCGCACGGTCGCCCGGCACGGGCTGCGCCTGCACGTGGCGTCGGTGCAGGAGCACATCGACCGCGGGGCCCTGCGGGAACGGCCCGACGGTACGCGCAATCCGCTGCAGACCGTGCCGCTCGTCGAGGCCATCCGCGAGCACCGCTTCGACGCGGTGTTCGGCGGCGGACGCCGTGACGAGGAGAAGGCCAGGGCCAAGGAGCGGGTGTTCAGCCTGCGTGACGAGTTCGGCGGCTGGGACCCACGCCGCCAGCGCCCCGAACTGTGGCAGCTGTACAACGGCCGGCACGCCCCGGGCGAGCACGTGCGGGTCTTCCCCCTCTCCAACTGGACCGAGCTGGACGTGTGGCAGTACATCGCCCGCAACGGCATCGAGGTCCCCGCGATCTACTACGCGCACCGGCGCGAGGTCTTCCTGCGGGACAACATGTGGCTGACCCCGGGCGGATGGGGCGGGCCGAAGGACGGCGAGCCCCTGGAGGTCCGCACGGTGCGCTACCGCACCGTCGGTGACATGTCCTGCACGGGGGCGGTCGACTCGCACGCGGCGGACCCCGACGCGGTCATCGAGGAGATCTCGGCCTCACGGCTCACCGAGCGGGGAGCCACCCGGGCCGACGACCGTGTGTCGGAGGCCGCCATGGAGGACCGCAAGCGCGAGGGATACTTCTGA
- a CDS encoding sulfate adenylyltransferase subunit 1, which translates to MTTAPEHSTLLRFATAGSVDDGKSTLVGRILHDSKSLLADQWEAVERASLARGQETPDLALLTDGLRAEREQGITIDVAYRYFATSRRSFILADTPGHVQYTRNMVTGASTAELVIILVDARQGVVEQTRRHAAVAALLRVPHVVLAVNKMDLVGHAESVFAGIADDFIAYARSLGVPTVTTIPVSALNGDNVVAPSAHMDWYGGPTVLEHLETVHIGSEPAGAPARLPVQYVIRPQTAEDPDYRGYAGMISSGTLRVGQEVTTLPSGHSSVISAIDLLGRRVESARAPQSVTVLLADDLDMSRGDLLVPSDCVPVASRDVEATVCHLADRPLTVGQRVLLKHTTRTVNAVVREIVSRVTLDPLSQHTAPGRLTANDIGRIKVRTAAPLALDPYEVSRRTGSFLLIDPADGTTLTAGMAGDSFAARAPGGPDT; encoded by the coding sequence ATGACGACCGCACCCGAACACTCCACCCTGCTGCGCTTCGCCACGGCCGGGTCCGTCGACGACGGCAAGTCGACCCTGGTCGGCAGGATCCTGCACGACTCCAAGTCCCTGCTCGCCGACCAGTGGGAAGCGGTCGAGCGTGCCTCCCTAGCCCGGGGCCAGGAGACGCCCGACCTCGCGCTGCTGACGGACGGCCTGCGTGCCGAGCGCGAACAGGGCATCACCATCGACGTGGCCTACCGCTACTTCGCCACCTCGCGCCGCAGCTTCATCCTGGCCGACACTCCAGGCCATGTGCAGTACACCCGCAACATGGTCACCGGGGCCTCGACCGCCGAGCTGGTCATCATCCTGGTCGACGCACGGCAGGGCGTGGTGGAACAGACCCGCCGGCACGCGGCGGTGGCCGCGCTGCTGCGGGTCCCGCACGTCGTGCTCGCGGTGAACAAGATGGACCTCGTCGGCCACGCCGAGTCCGTCTTCGCGGGCATCGCCGACGACTTCATCGCGTACGCCAGGTCTCTTGGCGTTCCCACGGTGACCACGATCCCCGTCTCGGCGCTCAACGGCGACAACGTGGTGGCCCCGTCGGCCCACATGGACTGGTACGGCGGGCCGACGGTCCTCGAACACCTGGAGACCGTCCACATCGGCTCCGAACCCGCCGGGGCCCCCGCCCGGCTCCCCGTGCAGTACGTCATCCGTCCGCAGACGGCGGAGGACCCCGACTACCGCGGCTACGCGGGGATGATCTCGTCCGGAACACTGCGAGTCGGCCAGGAGGTCACCACCCTTCCCTCCGGGCACAGTTCGGTGATCAGCGCCATCGACCTGCTGGGGCGGCGGGTGGAGTCGGCCCGTGCGCCGCAGTCGGTGACCGTGCTGCTCGCGGACGACCTCGACATGTCGAGGGGGGACCTGCTCGTGCCCTCCGACTGCGTACCCGTGGCGTCCCGGGACGTCGAGGCCACGGTCTGCCATCTCGCCGACCGGCCACTGACCGTGGGTCAACGGGTGCTGCTCAAGCACACCACCCGCACCGTGAACGCAGTCGTGCGGGAGATCGTCAGCCGGGTGACCCTCGACCCGCTGTCCCAGCACACCGCTCCCGGCCGGCTGACGGCCAACGACATCGGCCGGATCAAGGTCCGTACGGCGGCACCGCTCGCCCTGGACCCCTACGAGGTGTCCCGCCGCACCGGCTCTTTCCTCCTCATCGATCCGGCCGACGGCACCACGCTGACGGCCGGCATGGCCGGCGACTCGTTCGCCGCGCGGGCCCCGGGGGGGCCGGACACATGA